In Dioscorea cayenensis subsp. rotundata cultivar TDr96_F1 chromosome 9, TDr96_F1_v2_PseudoChromosome.rev07_lg8_w22 25.fasta, whole genome shotgun sequence, a genomic segment contains:
- the LOC120269510 gene encoding LOW QUALITY PROTEIN: protein ECERIFERUM 26-like (The sequence of the model RefSeq protein was modified relative to this genomic sequence to represent the inferred CDS: deleted 1 base in 1 codon), which translates to MVSTLEVHSHKLSSVVPGAVTGDEVIHELTNMDLAMKLHYLRTVYFFKANEVIEGLSIFNLKEPMFLMLNVFYPVAGRIRRTDSGRPFIRCNDSGVRIIEAQCDKTIDEWLQSEHSSLDDQFAADKVLGPDLAFSPLAYIQITRFKCGGMSVGLSWAHILGDAISATNSINMWGQFLTKNKSPTDQNIPKIQPKSINNLSAKLTPATPNRLIKQVPPVEDHWICPTNHHQMATFSFQISSPSLSSFESLSALIWKCLAKIRQGREPHLVTVCRSTSAEKKTGFVLSNDQFITSVHCESSLSKIDVSELAQLIAEARVDKKKEIEELIDSESGEPSFIFYGANLTFVDLENVEFYGLEIKGQKPVHVSFKIDGVGDEGLVLVLPAGDGEGKNVTVILPEDEILKLREVLEIEWNVVVW; encoded by the exons ATGGTGTCCACCTTGGAAGTACACAGCCACAAGCTCTCATCGGTGGTCCCCGGAGCTGTCACCGGCGACGAGGTCATCCATGAGCTAACCAACATGGACTTAGCAATGAAGCTCCACTATCTCCGAACAGTGTACTTCTTCAAAGCCAATGAAGTTATTGAAGGACTAAGCATCTTCAATCTCAAAGAACCCATGTTTCTCATGCTCAATGTCTTTTACCCGGTCGCCGGGAGGATACGAAGGACAGACTCCGGCCGTCCGTTCATTAGGTGTAATGACAGTGGAGTGAGGATCATCGAAGCCCAGTGCGATAAGACGATCGATGAATGGTTGCAGAGCGAGCATTCGTCTCTTGATGATCAATTTGCCGCGGAC AAGGTTCTTGGTCCTGATTTGGCTTTCTCTCCCCTCGCTTATATTCAG ATCACTAGATTCAAATGTGGAGGAATGTCAGTAGGTTTGAGTTGGGCACACATCCTTGGAGATGCCATCTCAGCTACAAACAGCATCAACATGTGGGGACAATTCCTCACAAAAAACAAGTCACCAACTGATCAAAACATCCCAAAAATCCAACCAAAAAGCATCAACAACCTCTCAGCAAAATTAACACCTGCAACTCCAAATAGACTCATCAAACAAGTCCCACCAGTTGAAGATCACTGGATTTGTCCCACTAATCATCACCAAATGGCCACATTTTCCTTCCAGATTTCATCACCATCATTATCATCTTTTGAGTCCCTCTCTGCTCTCATTTGGAAGTGTTTGGCAAAGATTAGACAAGGGAGGGAGCCACATTTGGTCACAGTCTGCAGGTCTACCTCTGCAGAAAAGAAAACTGGATTTGTTTTAAGCAATGATCAATTCATCACCAGTGTTCATTGTGAGTCTTCTCTTTCAAAGATTGATGTTTCAGAACTAGCACAATTGATAGCTGAAGCAAGAGTGgataaaaagaaggaaattgAGGAATTAATTGACAGTGAGAGTGGAGAACCAAGCTTCATTTTTTATGGAGCAAACCTCACTTTTGTTGATTTAGAGAATGTGGAGTTTTATGGGTTGGAGATTAAAGGACAAAAGCCTGTTCATGTGAGCTTTAAGATTGATGGAGTGGGTGATGAAGGTCTTGTGCTTGTTCTTCCTGCTGGGGATGGTGAAGGGAAAAATGTGACAGTCATTTTACCAGAAGATGAGATTTTAAAGCTCAGGGAAGTGCTTGAGATTGAATGGAATGTTGTTGTGTGGTAA
- the LOC120269134 gene encoding pentatricopeptide repeat-containing protein At2g37310 isoform X2, which translates to MRVPVIGELREALARVSHGCVLDFRAFGQLIQHCANHGLNLQGQQLHARLVLHSVIPDNYLGSKLLTFYSRIRCLRDARKVFDDISQKNLFAWNAMLLGYALHGAYHLHALNLFSSLVGSSLCPDAISVSAVLKSLSSCLISSLPWLAVDAIHCFIVRRGFDADLFVSNGLITVYSKFDDLVSARKVFDEMPMRDIISWNSIISGYSQAGYHDECLRLYSEMKHGLDGLVPNGITVASVLHSCAQIKDLAFGMDVHQFAVEKDVEMDLVVWNSIVGFYAKCGSLDYARRLFEGMPMRDGVSYSAMITGYMNYGVVDQAMILFQRIPNPVLSVWNAVISGLSQNNRHPDVLAMLHEMQNSGFQPNSVTLSSVLPALSFYSTLLGSLSLANRVFDGNGAGSVIVWTAIISAHAAHGDADAALSLFSKMLDACVQPDAVTITAVLTACAHAGAVNEALEIFNHMLPEYGASPGLEHHACIVGVLSRAGQLQEAFKFISRMQLEPNAKVWGALLNGAAVFGDVDLGEFAFNQLFEIEPENTGNYIVMANLYSKSGRWKEAKVVREKMRDVGLTKIPGCSWIEMNDGLHVFVARDTSNSHSKELYVLMEGLVGLMRGEGYVIQDDFVLEGSIYC; encoded by the exons ATGAGAGTACCCGTCATCGGCGAGCTGCGCGAAGCGCTTGCGCGAGTATCGCATGGCTGCGTGCTCGACTTCCGCGCGTTCGGCCAACTCATCCAGCACTGTGCCAACCATGGCCTCAACCTCCAAGGCCAACAGCTTCACGCTCGCCTCGTTCTTCACTCCGTCATCCCGGACAACTACCTTGGCTCCAAGCTCCTAACTTTCTACTCCCGTATCCGTTGTCTTCGTGATGCTCGCAAGGTGTTCGACGATATTTCCCAGAAGAACCTCTTCGCATGGAACGCCATGCTACTTGGCTACGCCCTTCATGGCGCCTACCACTTGCATGCTCTCAATCTCTTCTCCTCCCTCGTTGGCTCCTCGCTTTGTCCTGATGCTATCTCTGTTTCTGCAGTGCTGAAATCTCTGTCTTCTTGCTTGATCTCGTCTCTCCCTTGGTTGGCTGTGGACGCTATCCATTGTTTCATAGTGCGACGTGGATTTGATGCAGATCTCTTTGTGTCAAATGGGTTGATTACGGTTTACTCTAAGTTTGATGATTTAGTTTCTGCCAGaaaggtgtttgatgaaatgccgatgAGAGATATCATTTCCTGGAACTCTATCATTTCTGGGTATTCTCAGGCAGGCTACCATGATGAATGCTTGAGACTGTATTCAGAGATGAAACATGGATTGGATGGGTTGGTGCCTAATGGTATCACGGTGGCTAGTGTGCTGCATTCTTGCGCTCAGATTAAAGATCTTGCCTTTGGAATGGATGTGCATCAGTTTGCTGTGGAAAAGGATGTTGAGATGGATCTTGTTGTGTGGAACTCGATTGTCGGGTTTTATGCCAAATGTGGTAGCTTGGACTATGCTCGTAGATTGTTTGAAGGGATGCCCATGAGGGATGGAGTGAGCTACAGCGCGATGATAACCGGGTACATGAACTATGGAGTTGTTGACCAGGCTATGATCCTCTTTCAGCGAATCCCAAACCCAGTTCTTAGCGTATGGAATGCAGTGATTTCTGGTCTGTCTCAGAACAACCGCCATCCTGATGTTCTGGCAATGCTCCATGAGATGCAGAATTCAGGGTTCCAACCTAATTCAGTTACTCTTTCCAGTGTTCTGCCTGCACTCTCATTCTATTCAACTCTTTTAG GTTCACTCAGTTTGGCGAATAGAGTGTTTGATGGTAATGGGGCTGGAAGTGTCATTGTGTGGACAGCAATCATATCAGCTCATGCAGCTCATGGTGATGCTGATGCTGCACTCTCTCTATTTTCCAAGATGCTTGATGCTTGTGTTCAACCGGATGCTGTAACTATCACTGCAGTCCTCACTGCCTGTGCTCATGCTGGGGCTGTCAATGAGGCACTGGAAATCTTTAATCATATGTTACCAGAATATGGGGCATCTCCAGGGCTTGAGCATCATGCTTGCATTGTTGGGGTCCTCAGCCGTGCTGGTCAACTTCAAGAAGCTTTCAAGTTCATTAGCAGAATGCAGCTTGAGCCAAATGCAAAGGTGTGGGGAGCATTGCTTAATGGTGCTGCAGTTTTTGGTGATGTAGATCTGGGGGAATTTGCTTTCAACCAGTTGTTCGAGATTGAGCCAGAGAACACCGGTAATTATATAGTCATGGCTAACTTGTATTCAAAATCTGGGAGGTGGAAGGAAGCCAAGGTGGTGAGAGAAAAAATGAGAGATGTAGGATTGACAAAGATTCCTGGCTGCAGTTGGATAGAGATGAATGATGGATTGCATGTGTTTGTGGCTCGAGATACATCAAACAGTCATTCAAAAGAGTTGTATGTGCTGATGGAGGGATTGGTTGGTTTGATGAGAGGAGAAGGTTATGTTATccaagatgattttgttttagagGGGAGTATCTATTGTTGA
- the LOC120269134 gene encoding pentatricopeptide repeat-containing protein At2g37310 isoform X1, protein MRVPVIGELREALARVSHGCVLDFRAFGQLIQHCANHGLNLQGQQLHARLVLHSVIPDNYLGSKLLTFYSRIRCLRDARKVFDDISQKNLFAWNAMLLGYALHGAYHLHALNLFSSLVGSSLCPDAISVSAVLKSLSSCLISSLPWLAVDAIHCFIVRRGFDADLFVSNGLITVYSKFDDLVSARKVFDEMPMRDIISWNSIISGYSQAGYHDECLRLYSEMKHGLDGLVPNGITVASVLHSCAQIKDLAFGMDVHQFAVEKDVEMDLVVWNSIVGFYAKCGSLDYARRLFEGMPMRDGVSYSAMITGYMNYGVVDQAMILFQRIPNPVLSVWNAVISGLSQNNRHPDVLAMLHEMQNSGFQPNSVTLSSVLPALSFYSTLLGAKQVHAYAIRNDFDNNIYVTTALIDAYAKAGSLSLANRVFDGNGAGSVIVWTAIISAHAAHGDADAALSLFSKMLDACVQPDAVTITAVLTACAHAGAVNEALEIFNHMLPEYGASPGLEHHACIVGVLSRAGQLQEAFKFISRMQLEPNAKVWGALLNGAAVFGDVDLGEFAFNQLFEIEPENTGNYIVMANLYSKSGRWKEAKVVREKMRDVGLTKIPGCSWIEMNDGLHVFVARDTSNSHSKELYVLMEGLVGLMRGEGYVIQDDFVLEGSIYC, encoded by the coding sequence ATGAGAGTACCCGTCATCGGCGAGCTGCGCGAAGCGCTTGCGCGAGTATCGCATGGCTGCGTGCTCGACTTCCGCGCGTTCGGCCAACTCATCCAGCACTGTGCCAACCATGGCCTCAACCTCCAAGGCCAACAGCTTCACGCTCGCCTCGTTCTTCACTCCGTCATCCCGGACAACTACCTTGGCTCCAAGCTCCTAACTTTCTACTCCCGTATCCGTTGTCTTCGTGATGCTCGCAAGGTGTTCGACGATATTTCCCAGAAGAACCTCTTCGCATGGAACGCCATGCTACTTGGCTACGCCCTTCATGGCGCCTACCACTTGCATGCTCTCAATCTCTTCTCCTCCCTCGTTGGCTCCTCGCTTTGTCCTGATGCTATCTCTGTTTCTGCAGTGCTGAAATCTCTGTCTTCTTGCTTGATCTCGTCTCTCCCTTGGTTGGCTGTGGACGCTATCCATTGTTTCATAGTGCGACGTGGATTTGATGCAGATCTCTTTGTGTCAAATGGGTTGATTACGGTTTACTCTAAGTTTGATGATTTAGTTTCTGCCAGaaaggtgtttgatgaaatgccgatgAGAGATATCATTTCCTGGAACTCTATCATTTCTGGGTATTCTCAGGCAGGCTACCATGATGAATGCTTGAGACTGTATTCAGAGATGAAACATGGATTGGATGGGTTGGTGCCTAATGGTATCACGGTGGCTAGTGTGCTGCATTCTTGCGCTCAGATTAAAGATCTTGCCTTTGGAATGGATGTGCATCAGTTTGCTGTGGAAAAGGATGTTGAGATGGATCTTGTTGTGTGGAACTCGATTGTCGGGTTTTATGCCAAATGTGGTAGCTTGGACTATGCTCGTAGATTGTTTGAAGGGATGCCCATGAGGGATGGAGTGAGCTACAGCGCGATGATAACCGGGTACATGAACTATGGAGTTGTTGACCAGGCTATGATCCTCTTTCAGCGAATCCCAAACCCAGTTCTTAGCGTATGGAATGCAGTGATTTCTGGTCTGTCTCAGAACAACCGCCATCCTGATGTTCTGGCAATGCTCCATGAGATGCAGAATTCAGGGTTCCAACCTAATTCAGTTACTCTTTCCAGTGTTCTGCCTGCACTCTCATTCTATTCAACTCTTTTAGGTGCTAAGCAAGTTCATGCCTATGCGATTCGGAATGactttgataataatatatatgtcaCAACTGCTCTTATTGATGCATATGCTAAAGCAGGTTCACTCAGTTTGGCGAATAGAGTGTTTGATGGTAATGGGGCTGGAAGTGTCATTGTGTGGACAGCAATCATATCAGCTCATGCAGCTCATGGTGATGCTGATGCTGCACTCTCTCTATTTTCCAAGATGCTTGATGCTTGTGTTCAACCGGATGCTGTAACTATCACTGCAGTCCTCACTGCCTGTGCTCATGCTGGGGCTGTCAATGAGGCACTGGAAATCTTTAATCATATGTTACCAGAATATGGGGCATCTCCAGGGCTTGAGCATCATGCTTGCATTGTTGGGGTCCTCAGCCGTGCTGGTCAACTTCAAGAAGCTTTCAAGTTCATTAGCAGAATGCAGCTTGAGCCAAATGCAAAGGTGTGGGGAGCATTGCTTAATGGTGCTGCAGTTTTTGGTGATGTAGATCTGGGGGAATTTGCTTTCAACCAGTTGTTCGAGATTGAGCCAGAGAACACCGGTAATTATATAGTCATGGCTAACTTGTATTCAAAATCTGGGAGGTGGAAGGAAGCCAAGGTGGTGAGAGAAAAAATGAGAGATGTAGGATTGACAAAGATTCCTGGCTGCAGTTGGATAGAGATGAATGATGGATTGCATGTGTTTGTGGCTCGAGATACATCAAACAGTCATTCAAAAGAGTTGTATGTGCTGATGGAGGGATTGGTTGGTTTGATGAGAGGAGAAGGTTATGTTATccaagatgattttgttttagagGGGAGTATCTATTGTTGA